The following proteins are co-located in the Gordonia polyisoprenivorans genome:
- a CDS encoding SdpI family protein — MSVLSVVVAICVFVLALVWVVVGVAGLRGRLRRNRWLGVRAPETLVSDEAFALANKVAAPGTLGAAAIVIAGGLLTLGVGGTWSFLFAVGALLAALVVVGVVSGYGVRAARWAVDPDEDSGCSCCSADAGSHDHTAPAADAAKTDAQGPADECGESSCASCTLRGVCASEPAADTAQR, encoded by the coding sequence GTGAGCGTTCTGTCCGTCGTCGTCGCCATCTGCGTGTTCGTCCTGGCCCTCGTGTGGGTCGTGGTCGGGGTCGCCGGTCTGCGCGGCAGGCTGCGACGCAACCGGTGGCTCGGCGTCCGCGCACCGGAGACACTGGTCTCCGACGAAGCCTTCGCGCTGGCCAACAAGGTGGCCGCCCCCGGCACCCTCGGCGCCGCGGCGATCGTGATCGCCGGCGGGCTGCTGACGCTCGGTGTCGGCGGCACGTGGTCGTTCCTGTTCGCCGTCGGCGCCCTGCTGGCCGCGCTCGTGGTGGTCGGCGTCGTCAGTGGTTACGGGGTGCGCGCGGCACGCTGGGCGGTCGACCCCGACGAGGACTCGGGTTGCTCGTGCTGCTCGGCCGATGCCGGCTCCCATGACCACACCGCCCCCGCGGCGGATGCGGCGAAAACCGACGCGCAGGGCCCGGCCGACGAGTGTGGCGAGTCGAGCTGCGCATCGTGCACGCTGCGCGGAGTATGCGCGTCCGAACCTGCAGCCGACACCGCCCAGCGCTGA
- a CDS encoding bile acid:sodium symporter family protein has product MRSLLSRSPIDGFILAILTAVVVAAFLPARGEFADVLDWVVVVAIGFLFFLYGARLHPRQALEGLTHWRLHLIILAFTFVVFPLIGLALHPLLRPVIGDDLTSGLLYLCLVPSTVQSSIAFTSMARGNVAGAIVSASASNLLGVVLTPVLVVVLMSSTNGVHITGSQVLEILLEILVPFILGQLCRPLVTPILKRFAEPTKYVDRGSIVLVVYAAFSEGVRNGIWSIVGVWQVVAMAVVAIVLVAFMLWLTGWLPRRLGFNREDAIAIQFCGTKKSLATGLPMATVLFSGSVVGLIVLPLMIFHQIQLIMCSWLATRYGRQAAALEAADSGSEPG; this is encoded by the coding sequence ATGCGCTCCCTGCTGAGCCGCTCGCCGATCGACGGATTCATCCTGGCGATCCTCACAGCGGTCGTCGTCGCGGCCTTCCTGCCCGCCCGTGGCGAATTCGCCGACGTCCTCGACTGGGTCGTCGTGGTCGCCATCGGCTTCCTGTTCTTCCTCTACGGCGCCCGACTTCATCCCCGGCAGGCACTCGAAGGGCTGACGCACTGGCGCCTGCACCTGATCATCCTGGCCTTCACCTTCGTGGTGTTCCCCCTGATCGGGCTCGCGCTGCACCCGCTGCTGCGGCCGGTGATCGGTGACGACCTCACATCGGGGTTGCTGTATCTGTGCCTGGTGCCGTCGACGGTGCAGTCCTCGATCGCGTTCACCTCGATGGCCCGGGGCAACGTCGCGGGCGCGATCGTGAGTGCGTCGGCGTCGAACCTGCTCGGTGTCGTCCTCACCCCGGTGCTGGTCGTGGTGCTCATGTCGAGCACCAACGGTGTGCACATCACCGGCTCGCAGGTCCTCGAGATCCTGCTGGAGATCCTGGTGCCGTTCATCCTCGGCCAGCTCTGCCGACCACTGGTCACACCGATCCTGAAGCGATTCGCCGAGCCGACGAAGTACGTGGATCGCGGGTCGATCGTGCTCGTCGTCTACGCCGCGTTCAGCGAGGGTGTGCGCAACGGCATCTGGTCGATCGTCGGGGTGTGGCAGGTGGTGGCGATGGCGGTGGTCGCGATCGTGCTCGTCGCATTCATGCTGTGGCTGACCGGATGGCTGCCACGACGGCTCGGCTTCAACCGTGAGGACGCCATCGCCATCCAGTTCTGCGGAACCAAGAAGAGCCTCGCGACCGGTCTACCGATGGCGACGGTGTTGTTCAGCGGGTCGGTGGTCGGTCTGATCGTGTTGCCGCTCATGATCTTCCACCAGATCCAGCTGATCATGTGCTCGTGGTTGGCCACCCGCTACGGTCGCCAGGCCGCGGCCCTCGAAGCCGCCGACTCCGGGTCGGAACCCGGCTGA
- a CDS encoding DedA family protein codes for MHAFADWLIGVIESVPSWAVYLIAAGIVYLETALLIAGLVMPSEAVLLAAGVAAAVGSTNIAWLVVIVVLCAVAGDATGYWLGRVGGQRLKESGLGRRFGEQRWDSAQQRLERSGLLVVGTGRWVGYVRTIVPRMAGISRMSFVRFGIADAIGALTWASAVLLAGYFAGAVLGATILLYAVIALVGVVAVFYGVSWAVHRWHRGDIG; via the coding sequence GTGCACGCCTTCGCCGACTGGCTCATCGGGGTCATCGAGTCGGTTCCCTCCTGGGCGGTCTACCTGATCGCGGCGGGCATCGTCTACCTCGAGACGGCCCTGCTGATCGCCGGTCTGGTGATGCCGAGCGAGGCGGTGCTGCTCGCGGCCGGGGTCGCGGCAGCGGTCGGCTCCACCAACATCGCCTGGCTGGTGGTCATCGTGGTGTTGTGCGCGGTCGCCGGGGATGCGACCGGGTATTGGCTGGGCCGGGTCGGTGGGCAGCGGCTCAAGGAGTCGGGGCTCGGGCGCCGATTCGGCGAGCAACGCTGGGACAGCGCCCAGCAGCGTTTGGAACGATCCGGCCTGCTCGTCGTCGGCACCGGCCGCTGGGTCGGGTACGTGCGGACGATCGTGCCGCGGATGGCGGGCATCAGTCGGATGAGCTTCGTGCGGTTCGGCATCGCCGATGCGATCGGCGCACTGACGTGGGCGTCTGCTGTGCTGCTGGCCGGCTATTTCGCCGGGGCGGTGCTCGGTGCGACGATCCTGCTCTACGCCGTGATCGCCCTCGTCGGTGTGGTCGCGGTCTTCTACGGCGTCAGCTGGGCGGTGCACCGCTGGCATCGCGGTGACATCGGCTGA
- a CDS encoding CocE/NonD family hydrolase, giving the protein MRVREIRVRGVVVAAVIAIVALLAGPTLGAAGTAHAATGPDGGAPAKRWLASHDGPQPYADVNTQWDVPIRMGDGTILRANVYRPANAARIPTTARTPVIVTMTPYTKLVSAITAAALANPVLAPLAVQVASAINLSGTPIDGINDVAHLIRDQGLRNFSVDFDLVRSGYTVVVVDVRGTGFSQGDWDVFQQREQQDSVEVIDWAAKQKWSNGKVGMSGVSYSAINQIQAANKHPEALKAIFPVEPGGDLIRDIVAPGGALGVGFLPLWLTLVNSTKLVPSVASMLNGTFDWTWLADRLRDPFTFFPQLIQALTVPNIASIPPQLRDLLSPNSGPRTAWQDHADTITTPTLIYGGWFDLFTNSEVAMYNKIPLAPGRKQLIMGDGYHLTIGGGQGRPGTPPRLDVLQKAWFDKWLKGIDNGIDRYGPVNLKQVGDRWITASQFPRAGMTRQRLYLGDRRSGTAPYALGDGSLGTGVPATRARMTVAPGLATLCSRDSAQQMAGLTAIFPDCADDARISERNALSFTSAPMTATRSVSGYSNVHLNMVLDAPDGYWTATLNDVAPDGTSKVISSGQVVASLREYDRSRSQFAPNGDVIDPFYTLTLDTRHPVTPGKSVGIDIGLLPTEALIGKGHRLRIDVFAMNLPRGLPLRPLLNDSGLRPQHIELDPSNPSFVNLPLSAPL; this is encoded by the coding sequence ATGCGGGTGCGGGAAATTCGGGTACGGGGAGTCGTCGTTGCGGCGGTCATCGCGATCGTCGCGTTGCTGGCCGGCCCGACTCTGGGAGCGGCAGGAACGGCGCATGCGGCCACCGGCCCCGACGGCGGAGCCCCGGCCAAGCGGTGGCTCGCCTCGCACGACGGCCCGCAGCCCTACGCCGACGTCAACACCCAGTGGGACGTCCCGATCCGGATGGGCGACGGCACCATCCTGCGCGCCAACGTCTACCGCCCGGCCAACGCGGCCCGGATACCGACGACGGCCAGGACGCCGGTCATCGTGACCATGACGCCCTACACCAAACTCGTCTCCGCGATCACCGCGGCTGCGTTGGCCAACCCGGTGCTGGCGCCGCTGGCCGTCCAGGTGGCCTCGGCGATCAACTTGTCGGGCACCCCGATCGACGGCATCAACGACGTCGCGCACCTGATCCGTGATCAGGGACTGCGCAACTTCTCCGTGGACTTCGATCTCGTGCGCAGCGGTTATACGGTGGTGGTCGTCGACGTCCGCGGAACCGGCTTTTCCCAAGGGGATTGGGACGTCTTCCAGCAACGGGAGCAGCAGGACTCCGTCGAGGTCATCGACTGGGCCGCCAAGCAGAAATGGTCCAACGGGAAGGTCGGCATGTCCGGCGTCTCGTACTCGGCGATCAACCAGATCCAGGCCGCCAACAAACATCCCGAAGCCCTCAAGGCGATCTTCCCGGTCGAACCGGGCGGCGATCTGATCCGTGACATCGTCGCACCGGGTGGCGCGCTCGGCGTCGGATTCCTGCCGCTGTGGCTGACCCTGGTCAATTCCACCAAGCTGGTCCCGAGCGTCGCGTCGATGCTCAACGGCACCTTCGACTGGACGTGGCTGGCCGACCGCCTGCGGGACCCGTTCACCTTTTTCCCGCAACTCATCCAGGCGCTGACCGTCCCGAACATCGCGTCGATCCCACCCCAGCTACGCGATCTGCTGAGCCCGAATTCCGGTCCGCGTACGGCCTGGCAGGACCACGCCGACACGATCACCACCCCGACGCTCATCTACGGCGGATGGTTCGATCTGTTCACCAACTCCGAGGTCGCGATGTACAACAAGATTCCGCTCGCGCCCGGACGTAAGCAGTTGATCATGGGCGACGGTTACCACCTCACGATCGGCGGTGGGCAGGGCCGGCCGGGTACGCCACCACGTCTCGACGTGCTGCAGAAGGCGTGGTTCGACAAGTGGCTCAAGGGAATCGACAACGGGATCGACCGCTATGGCCCGGTGAACCTCAAGCAGGTCGGCGACCGGTGGATCACCGCCTCCCAGTTCCCCCGCGCGGGCATGACCCGTCAGCGCCTCTACCTCGGTGATCGGCGCTCGGGCACGGCCCCGTATGCGCTGGGCGACGGCAGCCTGGGCACCGGGGTCCCGGCGACCCGCGCCCGGATGACCGTGGCGCCGGGACTGGCGACACTGTGTTCGCGCGACTCCGCACAGCAGATGGCCGGCCTGACCGCGATCTTCCCCGACTGCGCCGACGACGCACGGATCTCCGAACGCAACGCGCTGAGCTTCACCAGCGCACCGATGACCGCCACCCGCAGCGTCAGCGGCTACAGCAACGTGCATCTGAACATGGTGCTCGACGCGCCCGACGGCTACTGGACCGCGACACTCAACGACGTTGCCCCGGACGGCACGTCCAAGGTCATCAGCTCCGGGCAGGTGGTTGCGTCTTTGCGCGAATATGACCGTAGCCGTTCACAATTCGCGCCCAACGGGGATGTGATCGATCCGTTCTACACGCTCACCCTCGACACCCGCCACCCCGTGACGCCGGGTAAGTCGGTGGGCATCGACATCGGACTCCTACCGACGGAGGCGCTGATCGGCAAGGGTCACCGGCTGCGGATCGACGTGTTCGCGATGAACCTGCCGCGCGGGCTCCCGCTGCGGCCGCTGCTCAACGATTCCGGGCTTCGACCCCAGCACATCGAGCTGGATCCGAGTAACCCCAGCTTCGTGAACCTGCCCCTGTCGGCACCCCTGTGA
- a CDS encoding YqgE/AlgH family protein translates to MMDVVDGGDSADDLTPDRPERGVGGGGGAADAARDIESANSIRAGTLLLASTDLLEPTFARTVIYVIEHNDAGSLGVVLNRVSQTAVHNVMPSWTDLAAQPRALFVGGPVKQDSALCLGVVRHGADISGIEQIRPVSGRVALIDLDADPELIGPVLEGLRIFAGYAGWGIGQLDAEMAQDSWMLASALPRDILAPSTTDIWADVLRRQPWPLPLLATHPVDVTGN, encoded by the coding sequence ATGATGGATGTCGTGGACGGCGGTGACAGCGCAGACGATCTCACCCCCGACCGGCCCGAACGCGGCGTCGGCGGTGGCGGCGGTGCCGCGGATGCGGCACGAGACATCGAGTCGGCCAACAGTATTCGGGCCGGCACGCTTCTGCTCGCGTCGACCGATCTGCTCGAGCCCACCTTTGCGCGCACCGTGATCTATGTGATCGAGCACAATGACGCGGGCAGCCTCGGAGTGGTCCTCAATCGGGTGAGCCAGACCGCGGTTCACAACGTGATGCCGTCGTGGACCGATCTGGCCGCGCAGCCGCGGGCGCTGTTCGTCGGCGGTCCGGTCAAACAGGATTCGGCCCTGTGTCTCGGCGTTGTCCGGCACGGCGCCGACATCTCCGGGATCGAACAGATCCGGCCGGTCAGCGGCCGTGTCGCTCTCATCGACCTCGACGCCGATCCCGAGCTGATCGGGCCGGTGCTCGAGGGACTCCGCATCTTCGCCGGGTACGCGGGCTGGGGTATCGGGCAGCTCGACGCGGAGATGGCCCAGGACAGCTGGATGCTGGCCTCGGCGCTCCCCCGCGACATCCTCGCCCCGTCGACCACCGACATCTGGGCCGACGTGCTGCGCCGCCAACCATGGCCGTTGCCGTTGTTGGCCACCCACCCCGTCGACGTCACCGGCAACTGA
- a CDS encoding MFS transporter, with amino-acid sequence MNSAVTEGTSSWKIFTHSLRHSPGLGRLLAVRLTSQLTDGVFQAALIGGVLFNPERHADPLAAALGFAVLLVPYSVIGPFAGALLDRWDRRSVLLWANVLRALLIVMVAIAISTGSSDTLVLISALAVTGASRFVASGLSAALPHVAHREVIVATNALFTTLGGAMLSVGAGLALGMRALVGNDNVGSAETTLIGVVLALIAGVLAHGFPARQLGPDRPDDIGHSAAHAVAVGFLHGARAIARCRPASAALSAIGIHRLVFGLNTLMLFVFARHVHGGGDGLSRISLVLGCVATGAFAAAVNTPILVERYGRRATIMLMLLLGALAQVLLLTFTIPGFCVAAVVLGLVGQTTKLCGDVAMQVDISDSVRGQVFSVQDALFNMAYVIAMVVTAVIISPDGRSVPLVLIGCALYLIGIVVVRGLHPARHDYSPPPVPDDHLPKPGSPSA; translated from the coding sequence GTGAATTCCGCGGTGACCGAAGGTACGTCCTCGTGGAAGATCTTTACCCACTCACTGCGCCACTCACCCGGCCTGGGCCGGCTGCTCGCGGTGCGGTTGACCAGTCAACTCACCGACGGTGTCTTCCAGGCCGCGCTCATCGGTGGGGTTCTGTTCAACCCCGAACGTCATGCCGATCCGCTCGCCGCGGCGCTCGGTTTCGCGGTGCTGCTGGTGCCCTATTCGGTGATCGGCCCGTTCGCCGGAGCGCTGCTCGACCGATGGGATCGGCGCAGCGTCCTGCTGTGGGCCAACGTGTTGCGCGCGCTGCTGATCGTGATGGTGGCGATCGCGATCAGTACCGGCAGTTCCGACACCCTGGTGCTGATCAGCGCGCTCGCGGTCACCGGGGCCAGTCGGTTCGTGGCGTCGGGGCTGTCCGCGGCGTTGCCGCACGTCGCTCATCGCGAGGTCATCGTCGCGACGAACGCCCTGTTCACCACACTCGGCGGGGCGATGTTGTCGGTGGGCGCGGGCCTCGCGCTCGGGATGCGCGCCCTGGTCGGCAACGACAACGTGGGCAGCGCGGAGACCACGCTGATCGGTGTGGTGCTGGCCCTCATCGCCGGCGTGCTCGCGCACGGCTTTCCGGCCCGCCAGCTCGGGCCCGACCGTCCCGACGACATCGGGCACTCGGCTGCACACGCCGTGGCCGTCGGCTTTCTGCACGGTGCGCGGGCGATTGCCCGATGCCGGCCCGCGTCGGCGGCGCTCTCGGCGATCGGGATACACCGGCTGGTCTTCGGCCTCAACACCCTGATGCTGTTCGTCTTCGCCCGGCACGTGCACGGCGGCGGTGACGGACTGAGCCGGATCAGCCTGGTCCTCGGATGTGTGGCGACCGGGGCCTTTGCCGCCGCGGTGAACACGCCGATCCTCGTCGAGCGCTACGGCCGACGCGCCACGATCATGCTCATGCTGCTGCTCGGCGCGCTGGCCCAAGTGCTGCTGCTGACGTTCACGATTCCCGGCTTCTGCGTGGCCGCCGTCGTGCTCGGATTGGTCGGGCAGACCACCAAGTTGTGCGGCGACGTGGCCATGCAGGTCGACATCTCCGACTCCGTGCGCGGACAGGTCTTCTCCGTGCAGGACGCCCTGTTCAACATGGCCTACGTCATCGCGATGGTCGTCACCGCGGTGATCATCTCCCCGGACGGACGTTCGGTGCCGCTCGTGCTGATCGGGTGCGCGCTCTATCTCATCGGGATCGTCGTGGTCCGCGGACTGCATCCCGCCCGCCACGACTACTCACCGCCGCCCGTCCCCGACGATCACCTGCCGAAACCCGGCTCCCCCTCGGCGTAG
- a CDS encoding aminotransferase class V-fold PLP-dependent enzyme yields MYVSVLGEQFHRARLSPAITHLDSASAGRSSNAVIGTISAHLWREAERGSYVAADDRAEEFARDTRDLASLIGHTAEEITFRESARAALRALLNGWSLPVSTTVWVAKNEFGPNLVEFERRGYAVRPLPDGDLNGHIDLDALENMLQFEQPDFIHICHIGSMSGVVQPVARIVEIAHAAQVPVVVDMAQSVGHVPTVTGADIVYGTSRKWLTGPRGVGFLAVRRDSLRTVEIESSEAFLAGRLGLGVAVAELQQIGQQRVFRELAAIGRATRERLDGIGSWVVCEPVDEPSALVTLAPPPGWQDSDLRAARDRLFDELGILVTAAESWRAPLAGDQGVLRISPHLDVRREDLDRLADALRTMGY; encoded by the coding sequence ATGTACGTCAGCGTTCTCGGCGAGCAGTTCCACCGGGCGCGACTGTCGCCGGCGATCACCCATCTCGATTCGGCGTCGGCGGGTCGGTCGTCCAACGCCGTCATCGGGACCATCTCGGCGCACCTGTGGCGTGAGGCCGAGCGTGGATCCTATGTGGCCGCCGACGACCGTGCCGAAGAATTCGCCAGGGACACAAGGGATCTCGCGTCACTGATCGGACACACCGCCGAGGAGATCACCTTTCGCGAGAGTGCGCGGGCGGCGTTGCGGGCACTGCTCAACGGGTGGAGCCTGCCGGTCTCGACCACGGTGTGGGTGGCCAAGAACGAGTTCGGGCCCAACCTCGTCGAATTCGAACGTCGCGGCTATGCGGTGCGCCCACTGCCCGACGGCGACCTCAACGGGCACATCGACCTCGATGCGCTCGAGAACATGCTGCAGTTCGAGCAGCCCGACTTCATCCACATCTGCCACATCGGGTCCATGTCGGGGGTGGTGCAGCCGGTGGCGCGGATCGTCGAGATCGCCCATGCGGCACAGGTGCCCGTCGTCGTCGACATGGCGCAGTCGGTGGGCCATGTCCCCACCGTCACCGGCGCCGACATCGTCTACGGCACCAGCCGCAAGTGGCTGACCGGGCCCCGCGGCGTCGGCTTTCTCGCGGTGCGCCGGGACTCGTTGCGGACCGTCGAGATCGAGAGTTCGGAGGCCTTCCTCGCGGGCCGGTTGGGGCTTGGTGTCGCGGTCGCCGAACTGCAGCAGATCGGCCAGCAACGGGTCTTCCGCGAGCTCGCGGCGATCGGCCGCGCGACCCGCGAACGCCTCGACGGGATCGGCAGCTGGGTGGTGTGCGAGCCCGTCGACGAGCCGTCGGCGCTGGTCACCCTCGCACCGCCGCCGGGCTGGCAGGACTCCGACCTCCGGGCCGCTCGCGATCGGTTGTTCGACGAGCTCGGCATCCTGGTCACCGCCGCCGAATCGTGGCGGGCACCGCTGGCCGGGGACCAGGGGGTGCTGCGGATCAGCCCTCACCTGGATGTGCGCCGCGAGGACCTCGACCGGCTCGCCGATGCCCTGCGAACGATGGGGTACTGA
- a CDS encoding CCA tRNA nucleotidyltransferase, with product MTEQPHPTTTAERRTRLLAAAAVSLRALSDITEPLGVLFADAGHDLYLVGGSVRDAVLGRLGTDLDFTTDARPEKVQELLSGWADAIWDTGIEFGTISARRKDLILEITTYRAEKYDGVGRNPEVTFGESIDDDLVRRDFTINAMAVRIGRKGAEEFHDPLDGLSAALAGIIDTPATPQESFGDDPLRMLRAVRFVSQLGFEVAPRVAAAITEMADQIDRITPERVRVELDKMITGAHPIEAIELMVDTGLADRVLPEVPGMRLTIDEHHQHKDVYQHSLTVLRQAIDLENGDPDLVLRWAALLHDIGKPATRRHEPAGGVSFHHHEVVGAKMVRKRMRALKYPKAVVEDVATLVFLHLRFHGYGDGAWTDSAVRRYITDAGPLLDRLHKLVRADCTTRNKRRARRLQQNYDDLERRIDELRAAEDLARVRPDLDGNAIMELLGVPPGPLVGKAWRHLKELRLDRGPLSRDEAEEALRQWWAEQGGTGPA from the coding sequence GTGACAGAGCAGCCCCACCCCACCACCACCGCCGAGCGCCGCACCCGGCTCCTCGCCGCGGCGGCGGTGTCGCTTCGCGCGCTCTCCGACATCACCGAACCGCTCGGCGTGCTGTTCGCCGACGCCGGCCACGACCTCTACCTCGTCGGCGGCTCGGTCCGCGACGCCGTCCTCGGCCGCCTGGGCACCGACCTCGACTTCACCACCGACGCCCGGCCCGAGAAGGTCCAGGAACTACTGTCGGGCTGGGCCGACGCCATCTGGGACACCGGCATCGAGTTCGGCACGATCAGCGCCCGCCGCAAGGACCTGATCCTCGAGATCACCACCTACCGCGCCGAGAAGTACGACGGCGTCGGTCGCAACCCCGAGGTCACCTTCGGCGAGTCCATCGACGACGACCTGGTACGCCGCGACTTCACGATCAATGCGATGGCCGTACGCATCGGCCGCAAGGGTGCCGAGGAATTCCACGACCCCCTCGACGGACTCTCGGCCGCACTCGCCGGGATCATCGACACCCCCGCGACGCCGCAGGAGTCCTTCGGCGACGACCCGCTGCGCATGCTGCGTGCGGTGCGCTTCGTCTCCCAGCTCGGCTTCGAGGTCGCACCCCGCGTCGCCGCGGCGATCACCGAGATGGCCGACCAGATCGATCGCATCACCCCCGAACGTGTCCGCGTCGAACTCGACAAGATGATCACCGGCGCACACCCCATCGAGGCCATCGAGCTGATGGTGGACACCGGACTGGCCGATCGCGTCCTGCCCGAGGTGCCGGGGATGCGGCTGACCATCGACGAGCACCACCAACACAAAGACGTCTATCAACACTCGCTGACCGTCCTGCGGCAGGCCATCGACCTCGAGAACGGCGACCCCGATCTCGTCCTGCGCTGGGCGGCGCTGCTGCACGACATCGGCAAACCGGCCACCCGGCGCCACGAACCCGCCGGCGGGGTGAGCTTTCACCACCACGAGGTGGTCGGGGCCAAGATGGTCCGAAAGCGTATGCGCGCGTTGAAGTATCCGAAGGCCGTCGTCGAAGACGTTGCGACGCTGGTCTTTCTGCACCTGCGCTTTCACGGATACGGCGACGGTGCCTGGACCGATTCCGCGGTCCGCCGCTACATCACCGATGCCGGACCACTGCTCGACCGCTTGCACAAACTCGTGCGCGCCGACTGCACCACCCGTAACAAGCGACGAGCCCGACGCCTGCAACAGAACTACGACGACCTCGAACGCCGCATCGACGAACTCCGCGCCGCCGAGGACCTCGCCCGGGTCCGGCCCGACCTCGACGGCAACGCGATCATGGAGCTGCTCGGTGTGCCGCCGGGGCCCTTGGTCGGCAAGGCCTGGCGTCACCTCAAAGAGCTACGTCTCGACCGCGGGCCGCTCTCGCGCGACGAGGCGGAGGAGGCACTTCGGCAATGGTGGGCCGAGCAGGGCGGGACAGGGCCCGCGTAA
- a CDS encoding NUDIX hydrolase, protein MPTDPSTDPTDVSDDVSTGGRQAAEAGSGDARGVAGQGRRRGRRGRRRRRGTPESRSDAEFHPRPETPPTSAEHPTPRPKRPSPADLADRAGGTRNGTTGSPNKNGSSKNGAEKNGTAKPGPVNGSAAPVNGTGVNATGVNGAAGHGAPAHGPKPGGTRHPSPASVAAATPTGKGTRVSAPKPSDMAVMSAKITKTGLTQDAAATPAPTRRRRGNRRPERAERLRTVRETSAGGLVISDLDLPVEELSAALIGRVDRRGRMMWSLPKGHIETGETAEQTAVREVAEETGIQGLVVAPLGKIDYWFVSEGRRIHKTVHHYLLRSVGGELSDEDYEVSEVAWVPLHELPRRLTYSDERRLARMARGVIADLAADPQRLAQSEAESSRTEPNAYERAAAARNQRRNEPPPAAPSRRRRRRPRRPAAGDG, encoded by the coding sequence GTGCCCACCGACCCGTCAACCGACCCCACAGACGTCTCCGACGACGTCAGCACGGGTGGGCGCCAGGCCGCGGAGGCCGGGTCGGGTGATGCGCGTGGTGTCGCTGGGCAGGGTCGGCGACGCGGTCGTCGGGGCCGGCGCAGGCGCCGGGGCACCCCGGAGTCGCGGTCTGACGCGGAGTTCCATCCTCGGCCGGAAACGCCTCCGACCAGCGCCGAACATCCGACGCCACGCCCGAAACGGCCTTCTCCGGCAGATCTGGCCGATCGTGCCGGCGGCACCAGAAACGGCACCACCGGCAGTCCGAACAAGAACGGGTCGAGTAAGAACGGCGCAGAGAAGAACGGGACAGCCAAGCCCGGCCCGGTGAACGGGTCTGCGGCTCCGGTGAACGGGACCGGGGTGAACGCAACCGGCGTCAACGGGGCAGCAGGACACGGGGCACCAGCACACGGGCCCAAGCCCGGCGGAACCCGCCATCCGTCACCGGCGTCCGTGGCCGCCGCCACACCGACCGGCAAGGGCACGCGGGTGAGCGCACCCAAGCCGTCGGATATGGCCGTGATGTCGGCCAAGATCACCAAAACCGGCCTCACCCAGGACGCGGCGGCGACGCCTGCGCCGACTCGGCGCAGACGCGGCAACCGTCGTCCGGAACGCGCGGAGCGTCTGCGCACGGTGCGGGAGACGTCGGCGGGCGGATTGGTGATCTCCGATCTCGACCTGCCGGTCGAGGAATTGTCGGCGGCCCTGATCGGCCGCGTCGACCGCCGAGGGCGCATGATGTGGTCGTTGCCGAAGGGCCACATCGAGACCGGGGAGACCGCCGAGCAGACTGCGGTCCGCGAGGTGGCCGAGGAGACCGGCATCCAGGGTCTGGTGGTCGCGCCGCTGGGCAAGATCGACTACTGGTTCGTCAGCGAGGGTCGTCGCATCCACAAGACCGTGCATCACTATCTGCTGCGCAGTGTCGGCGGTGAGCTCTCCGATGAAGACTATGAGGTCAGCGAGGTGGCGTGGGTGCCGTTGCACGAGCTACCCCGCCGACTGACGTACTCTGACGAGCGACGACTGGCCCGAATGGCCCGCGGTGTCATCGCCGACCTGGCCGCCGACCCCCAGCGGTTGGCCCAGTCCGAGGCCGAGAGCAGTCGCACAGAACCCAACGCCTATGAGAGAGCCGCAGCCGCCCGCAACCAGCGCCGAAACGAGCCTCCGCCTGCGGCGCCCTCGCGTCGGCGCCGGAGGCGTCCCCGCCGCCCCGCGGCCGGTGATGGCTGA